The Primulina huaijiensis isolate GDHJ02 chromosome 9, ASM1229523v2, whole genome shotgun sequence genomic interval TTTTATTACTATTGAAAATTGTTAGTAagaatttctttattttttggctttaatttttttgattgcataaaaatattgcttctatataaaattgtaaatattatactgaaaaaaaaattagataaagTATATGATTGTATACTTGATTTAAAAACGAAAATCCATCATCTGTATTTTATCACGTTTGTGATGGATATatcataaattattaatatcattaacaccgaaaataattttaattatatatatcattaaaatacaaaattaatatgTACAAAACAAAAGGAGAATGGGTGTTTGAGTAAAGAAAATGGataatcttaatttttttttaaaaaaaacttaaactaTGAAAAGGATTTTATAATTGGGAAAATCTTTTCGTTTCGGGggtacaatttaaaaataatgatttaattatatttttggaattaaaaagaaaaagaaaataaataaataaatcattgaaACTAATGCGTATCttatacatataatataaacCCTAATTTACAAAATTGTCTGCCCTGCGACTAAAAACCAGTATTTGCATAATTGTTAGAGCTGTGCCCTCGAGTGACCTTTTCATACGAAATCTGAAAGATCTCGAGAGATTTCGCAATGTCTGAAGACAAAGCTTTAATTGGGCTTTCATGGCAACCTAAAATCCCCTTGTTAAAATCGTCATCTCCTAAAAAGGAAAGCTCTTCATCGAAAAGCAATGCTGAATCCTCTTCGCTCTACAAGCAAAATTCTCAGCTCATAGATGGCCTTTTTGTTCCTCCGAATAACCCCAGATATCTGAATAAACTTTTGAAGAAACAAATCAAGGACACCGCTGGCAGCAATTGGTACCTAGTactcttttattttgtttcaactCGCTTCTTTTGTAGTTTACGGGTAGGCAAAAGATGATTTTGTAATGTGGGTTGGCCATCAATTTGTTATAGGTTTGACATGCCTGCTCAAACTATTACTCCGGAGCTGAAAAAAGATCTCCAGCTATTGAAGGTGATCCCCTCCTAATCACTGTCTTCTGCTGCCCGAACAGAGTATATCATCAAAAGAAGCCGACTTTTGCATATTATGCCGTAATATTATGTTACCAACAGTTTTCCGATAAAGCAAAAGATGATAAGATTCTGAAATGATATAATTTCCTAGACAGATGCATATCTGGCTATCCACCCTTTTCAAGAATGTGATTACCTTTTGAGTATTGTTCTTGTATGGCCTATTGTGAGGTTATTCAGGTTTCTGTAGGATATTATCTGAATTGGTTGGACCTCAATTGCTGTTCTTTGTTGATTTTGTTGGTTCTGTGACTAGTTCAGGCTGCTAATATTTAGAATCAATGACAAAGATGGGAGGTTTTGCTGGATCTCTGCTTAATAACTTTTTTGACGGGTTCCACAGTTGGTGTTAACAGGAAAACCAATCTTGTTATAATGTCTTGTTGGTGGTATCAGTATATCTATTTGCAAGAATTATCTTGATGAGAAATCGTCTTCTATGATTGTTACAGTTGAGAAATGTCATTGATCCAAAGAGACACTATAAGAAGGGTGATTCAAAATCAAAAACACTTCCCAAGTATTTTCAGGCAAGTTGGTAGTTTAATGTAAGAAACGTGACATCTGCATGATCATTATTGTTTTCTAAGCCATTGAGTCACCTGATAATTTATCAGGTAGGCACTGTCATAGAGTCGGCAACAGAGTTCTACACAGGCAGGCTGACTAAGAAAGAGAGAAAAGCCAGCCTTGCTGATGAGCTGCTATCAGATAGAACCCTTGGAGAGTATAGGTACCTCGTGCTTGCCAGATTTGcacatatcttttatttttgcaAGGAGATACTGCTAAAAATAGGCATTCTGTATTTCCAGGCAATTTCTTTGgtattacaatgaacaaagcgGGCCATGCATCATGGTTATTGATTTTCTGAAATTCGTATTTTATGCAGGAAACGTAAAGTTCGAGAAATTGAAGAAGTAAAGCGGCCAGGTGGGGTGGGCAAATGGAAGATCAGCAAGACAGGAAAGCGGAAGGAGAAGAAAAGGAAGCACTAGTATACTCATAATTTAAAACTGCGACCTTTTTACCATTAATCAGCCTGCAGGAGCTTTTTCTATGCATTGTTATTCAAATGGATATCTCTAGTTGAGCTCCCATGCAATAATGTGTGTTCCCCTtgttattactattattttgaAGACTTGTGCTTCTAACTGAAATTAGTAGTGTAAAAATCCATGATGTTGGTTTCATATTCTTAGGTCACGATTGGTATATTGGAATGGAATAAAGTAGAAGCGAAATCAACTTAGGAATGGAATAAGAATAGGAATTGAATAatagatttatttcatttaaatgaTTGATACCAAAAATTGAAAACATGAATGTAATAAAGTTACTTTTAATTGTCAAacaatttcttaattaaatttcaacatAACATCTAATcaaaaatgattattattattaaaaaataatagaattataaatattgatattttattaattattataaaattaatcatgAAAGTAATTTAACTATTGATCttaattttatctttataagtagtattttatttattaaataattatctaaataaTAGTGATTCatttgataatattattattttgattgatattttaattttaataattgtaataaaatattattattattgtgatATAGATTTATACaagttaaattaaataaaaaatattttataaatatagaaaatgagaagtaaaataAGTCGGAATGATCTGGATGTAATGACTATTCATATGAATATGGGAATAAATCATTCTCGTTCTAATATAATGTGTAAAAATTAGTCTAAAATTCTTGATGTTGTTTTCACGTTCTTCGTATTATCTTATGTTTAACATAGTACTGATGAACTCGGCAGTCAGTCAAAAATTATAAGCTGCAAAGATATAACCACGACTTTTTTCTTCTTTGCTTGTTTTTAAAGCATTTAATTAATGATCTGGCAGAGACCGCAAATCGCCGAGTAAAGTTAAGACATCAAAGTTCAACCCGAAATAGATTCAAATCAGCTGCTTAATTACTAAGTTTGGCAATAGAAATTGAATCAGGACACTTAAATTGCATCAATCCTGGAATAAAATCTATGTATTCAGAATGTGACATTCTTTCTAATTAGTTTTAATAAATGGTTCAGCCTATCCACGTGACATAGGAGCAAAACAAGTTTGAGAAATTATAATACCTGAAATTGGTATTTTGTATGTATATTACGCAAGCAGTTTTAATCAGAAGGGAGAATATGATTTAGTTCTTATACGCAAGTAAGGTataaaaataaccaaaacggGGAAATTTTCAGAAAGATCTAAAGCAATGTGCAATTGACAAGTAAAAACAATCATTTCTACAAGACATTTAATGTTGATCAACAATAAGGTGCACCCAAAATGACGATTAGATTCTTTTGGGTGTGCCGGTATTTACGGAAGCTCGGTCTTCTTCAAATTCATTCGCGGGCAACTTTGACCCTCAAGGCAAAGGTTCTTGAGAATCTCCCAACCGGGACAAATGGAGGTAAGCATCTGTTCCTGTATGGAAAACAACAAGTTAGCAGATGGGATTATAGGCAT includes:
- the LOC140984797 gene encoding rRNA-processing protein fcf2-like, translating into MSEDKALIGLSWQPKIPLLKSSSPKKESSSSKSNAESSSLYKQNSQLIDGLFVPPNNPRYLNKLLKKQIKDTAGSNWFDMPAQTITPELKKDLQLLKLRNVIDPKRHYKKGDSKSKTLPKYFQASTVIESATEFYTGRLTKKERKASLADELLSDRTLGEYRKRKVREIEEVKRPGGVGKWKISKTGKRKEKKRKH